The proteins below are encoded in one region of Triticum aestivum cultivar Chinese Spring chromosome 1B, IWGSC CS RefSeq v2.1, whole genome shotgun sequence:
- the LOC123125427 gene encoding small GTPase LIP1, with the protein MRFWRDGGASGSGRDLNGGMPYGQVRVLVVGDSGVGKSSLARLILHGSAIARPTQTIGCTVDVKHITYGSPGSSSNSVVGDAERNFFVELWDVSGHDRYRDCRSLFYSQINGVIFVYDLSQRKTKTNLSKWAVEVAESGTFSAPLGSGGPGGLPVPYLVIANKVDIAPRDGRRVSSGNLIDVARQWVDKQGLLPSSEELPLVDSFPGNSGLLTAAKEARYDKEAVVKFFRMLIRRRYFSNELPAPSPWSLTPRGDTILPVETMNDEELFKRKSYGGQRYKYNGVAPLSAQQNVALPLTPSPQQPMSSSAENYRYHRFSSSAIPDKNNSRTSRLDINL; encoded by the exons ATGAGGTTCTGGAGGGACGGCGGCGCGAGCGGGAGCGGGCGGGACCTCAACGGCGGGATGCCCTACGGCCAGGtgcgcgtcctcgtcgtcggcgATTCAG GTGTGGGGAAATCTTCATTGGCACGTCTCATTCTTCATGGTTCTGCGATTGCTCGACCGACCCAAACAATTGGATGTACAGTTGATGTAAAA CATATTACTTACGGAAGCCCAGGGAGTTCATCTAATAGCGTCGTCGGTGATGCTGAAAGGAACTTCTTTGTTGAGCTTTGGGATGTTTCAGGGCACGATCGCTACAGAGATTGCCGTTCACTTTTTTATTCACAAATTAATG GTGTCATATTTGTTTATGACCTATCTCAGAGGAAGACAAAGACAAATTTGAGCAAGTGGGCAGTTGAGGTTGCTGAGTCTGGGACCTTTTCAGCTCCTCTTGGGTCTGGTGGTCCAGGAGGCCTTCCAGTTCCTTACCTAGTAATTGCTAACAAAGTAGACATTGCTCCAAGAGATGGTAGAAGAGTTAGCAGTGGAAATCTTATTGATGTTGCTCGTCAATGGGTTGACAAGCAAGGCCTACTTCCATCGAGTGAAGAACTTCCACTTGTGGATAGCTTCCCTGGCAATTCTGGTCTGCTCACG GCTGCAAAAGAGGCAAGATATGATAAAGAAGCTGTGGTTAAGTTCTTCCGCATG TTGATAAGGAGGAGGTATTTCTCGAATGAACTTCCTGCCCCTAGCCCATGGTCTCTCACTCCCAGAGGGGATACCATTCTTCCTGTAGAAACCATGAATGATGAGGAGTTGTTCAAAAGGAAAAG CTATGGCGGGCAGAGGTACAAATACAACGGTGTCGCCCCACTATCTGCACAGCAGAACGTAGCTCTACCGCTCACTCCCTCTCCGCAGCAGCCAATGTCCTCTTCCGCGGAGAACTACAGATACCACAGATTCTCGTCATCGGCAATTCCTGACAAAAACAATAGTAGGACAAGCCGACTAGACATCAATTTATGA